In the Paenibacillus sp. FSL H7-0357 genome, one interval contains:
- a CDS encoding ABC transporter permease: MKSIASYQMKVYWPLYLMAIPGMIFLIVFKFIPLAGAVIAFKDYSVFKGFIDSPWVGFKHFETLLQHPDFLNVFGNTLLLGLFKLAIVFPVPVLLALMINEIRKSALKKGVQTALYIPHFLSWVIVGGILFDFFSLSGMFNIVLGWFGAEPVLAMQESAYFRPIYVLASIWKDAGWGTVVYMAAISAIDPQLYESAMIDGASRFRQIRHITFPILLPTVLVLFLLDIGNFLDLGFDQVYNLLTPMTYNVGDILDTYVFRTGIQQGQYSFATAVGLFQSVIGFIMVYTFNKLSNKVSDGGLW; this comes from the coding sequence TTGAAATCTATTGCTTCTTATCAGATGAAGGTATACTGGCCGCTTTATCTGATGGCGATTCCGGGGATGATATTTCTCATCGTATTTAAATTCATTCCGCTGGCCGGCGCTGTAATCGCCTTCAAGGACTATTCCGTATTTAAGGGATTTATTGATAGTCCTTGGGTAGGGTTTAAGCATTTTGAAACCTTGCTGCAGCATCCTGACTTTCTTAATGTATTTGGCAACACTTTACTGCTGGGACTATTTAAGCTTGCGATTGTTTTTCCGGTTCCAGTTCTGCTGGCGTTAATGATCAATGAAATCCGGAAATCGGCACTGAAGAAAGGAGTCCAGACTGCACTATACATTCCACACTTTTTATCGTGGGTAATCGTGGGAGGTATTCTCTTCGATTTCTTTTCATTAAGCGGGATGTTCAACATTGTCCTTGGATGGTTTGGTGCTGAGCCTGTTCTGGCGATGCAGGAAAGCGCATACTTCAGACCTATTTATGTACTGGCCTCCATATGGAAGGACGCGGGATGGGGAACCGTGGTTTACATGGCTGCAATCAGTGCAATCGATCCTCAGCTTTATGAATCAGCGATGATCGACGGTGCTTCCAGATTCAGACAAATCAGACATATTACATTCCCGATTCTGCTGCCTACCGTGCTTGTGCTGTTCCTGCTCGATATCGGGAATTTCCTGGATCTCGGATTCGATCAGGTATATAACCTGCTGACTCCAATGACCTATAACGTAGGGGATATCTTGGATACTTATGTGTTCCGGACGGGTATTCAGCAAGGGCAGTATAGTTTCGCAACAGCAGTAGGGCTGTTCCAATCGGTAATTGGATTTATCATGGTCTACACGTTTAACAAGTTGTCCAATAAGGTTTCGGATGGGGGGCTCTGGTAA